GCATCTCCGTCGCCTTCCTGTTGTTCCTGCTCGTCACCATGGCGGTGAACGGCCTGTCGGGCTTTACCCGCACCGAGGCGCCGCTCACCGTCGACCTGTCGTTCACCGAGGCCCCGCGCGAGACCAGCGGCACCCGCGCCCAGCGCGTCGGCCAGCTGCTCGCCGACGGCTCGATCGCGACCCTCGTCAACGACGCGACGACCCGCCAATATGGCGAGGACGCCCGCCGCCTGTTCGCCGATGGCGCGGTGATCGAGGTCGCCGAGATGCTGGTCGACGATCCCGACATGGCGGGGACGACGCCCACGCTCTCGCTTCCCGTTTCGTCCGAGGTCGACCTCGCCGCCAAGGGCGAAGGCTCCGAAGAAGGCGACCGTCTCGCCGCCATCGCACGCGAGCGCGGCGACCTGTCGCGCGGCTTCAACTGGACCTTCCTCACGGCATCCGATTCCACCGATCCATCCGCGGTCGGCGTCTGGGGGGCGCTCAAGGGCTCGATGCTGACCATCTTCGTGACGATGGCGCTGGCCTTCCCGATCGGCGTCCTGTCGGCGGTCTATCTCGAGGAATTCGCACCGCGCAATCGCTGGACCGACATGGTCGAGGTGTCGATCAACAACCTCGCCGCCGTGCCCTCGATCATTTTCGGCCTACTCGGCCTCGCGGTCTTTTTGAACGTCATGCACCTGCCGCGCTCGGCGCCGCTGGTGGGCGGCCTCACGCTCGCGCTCATGACCATGCCGGTCATCGTCATCGCGGGCCGCAACGCCATCAAGTCGGTGCCGCCCTCGATCCGCGATGCCGCCTTGGGCGTCGGCGCGAGCCGGATGCAGGTCGTGTTCCACCACGTCCTACCGCTCGCTTTGCCCGGCATCCTTACCGGCACCATCATCGGCATGGCGCGCGCGCTGGGCGAGACCGCCCCGCTGCTGCTCATCGGCATGCGCGCCTTCATCGCCTCGCCGCCGTCCGGCATCACCGACAAGGCAACCGTGCTGCCGATGCAGATTTTCCTCTGGTCCGATGAAGTCGATCGCGGCTTCGTCGAGAAAACCTCCGCCGCCATCATCGTGCTGCTGCTCTTCATGCTCGCGATGAACGCCCTCGCCATTTACCTGCGCAACCGCTTCGAGCGCCGCTGGTAGGAACGACATGATGAACGACACCACCACCCAAACCGCCGCGTCGGCCGACACGACCAAGACCCCCGCGCTGCCCAAGATGCGCGCCGAGGACGTCAACGTCTTCTATGGCGAGAAGCAGGCGATCAAGGACGTCTCGATCGAGATCTTCGACGACAAGGTCACCGCCTTCATCGGCCCCTCGGGCTGCGGCAAGTCGACCTTCCTGCGGACCTTGAACCGGATGAACGACACCATCCCCTCGGCGCGCGTCGAAGGGCTGATCGAACTGGACGGCGAGGACATCCATGCCCCCGCGATGGACGTCGTCCAGCTGCGCGCCCGCGTCGGCATGGTGTTCCAGAAGCCCAATCCCTTCCCCAAGTCCATTTACGAGAACATCGCCTACGGCCCGCGCATCCATGGCCTCACGACCAACAAGAGCGAGATGGACGAGATCGTCGAAAGCTCGCTGCGCCGCGCCGGGCTGTGGGACGAGGTGAAGGACCGCCTCGAGGAAAGCGGCACCGCGCTGTCGGGCGGCCAGCAGCAGCGCCTGTGCATCGCCCGCGCCATCGCGGTCGATCCCGAGGTGATCTTGATGGACGAGCCCTGCTCGGCATTGGACCCCATCGCCACCGCCAAGATCGAGGAGCTGATCCACGAACTGCGCGGGCGCTATGCCATCGCCATCGTCACCCACAACATGCAGCAGGCCGCGCGCGTGTCGCAGCGTACCGCCTTCTTCCACCTCGGCAATCTCGTCGAATATGGCGAGACCGGCCAGATCTTCACCAATCCGGTGCAGCAGCGCACGCAGGACTACATCACGGGGCGTTATGGTTGATCCCGACACCGGCGAATCGCTCATCGCGGCGCACACCATCAAGGCCTTCGACGAAGACCTCGACCAGCTGCGCGCGCTCATCAGCGAGATGGGCGGCCTTGCCGAACATCAGATCCGCGAGAGCATGCGCTGCCTTACGCAGCGCGATGTCGCGGGTGCCCGCGCGGTCATCGCTGCCGATGCCCGCATCGACGAGCTCGATCGCCAGACCGAACAGCGCGCGATCCAGACCATCGCCTTGCGCGCCCCCATGGCGGGCGACCTGCGCGACGTCGTCGCCGCGCTGAAGATCGCCACCGTGGTCGAGCGCATCGGTGATTATGCCAAGAATATCGCGCGCCGCGTCGAACAGCTCGAGACCGCGCCCGCGATGGAGCCGTTGAGCCTCATGCCTGAAATGGCGCGCATCGCCACCGAGATGGTGCATGACGTCCTCAATGCCTTCGTCGAGCGCGATGCCGAGACCGCGCTGCGCGTCGCGCGCCGCGACCAGGCGGTCGACGATTTCTACAATTCGATCTTCCGCACGCTGCTCACGCACATGATGGAAGACAGCCACAATATCGGCCACGCCACCCAGCTATTGTTCGTCGCCAAGCATCTCGAACGCATCGGCGACCATGCCACCAACATCGCCGAGATGGTCTATTATGCGGCCACCGGCGGAATGATGAGCGACAAGCTCGACCGCGACGACACCGTCTGAGCGGCTGAACGAAGGAGAGATCGTTCGAATGTCGGAGAAAAAGCTTCTACTGGTTGAGGACGATCGGGCACTGGCCGACCTCGTCACCTATCATTTCGAACGCGCCGGCTATGCCGTCACGCGCACCGGCGATGGCGAGGAAGCGTTGATCCTCGCCGAGGAAGTCGTTCCCGACCTCATCCTGCTCGACTGGATGATCGAGGGCATCAGCGGCATCGAGGTGTGCCGCCGCCTGCGCCGCCGCCAGCAGACCGCCAACCTGCCGATCATCATGCTGACCGCCAGAGGCGAGGAAGACGATCGCATCCGCGGCCTCGAAACCGGCGCCGACGATTATATCACCAAGCCCTTTTCCCCCAAGGAACTGGTCGCGCGCGCCGGCGCCGTCCTGCGCCGCGTGCGCCCCGCGCTCGCCGCCGAAGCATTGGAATATGCGGGCCTCGAGATGGATCTCGCCGCCCACCGCGTGAAGCGCGATGACAAGCCGATCCAGGTCGGCCCGACCGAATATCGCCTCCTCAAGCATTTCATGGAAAACCCCGGCCGTGTCTTCTCGCGCCAGCAATTGCTCGAGACCGTGTGGCCGCATTCCGAAGACATCGAGCTTCGCACCGTCGACGTCCACATTCGTCGCCTCCGCATCGCTCTCAACGAACATGGCGGCCCCGACCTCATCCGCACCGTCCGCGCCGCGGGCTATGCGCTCGATGCGGACGGGGCGCGGTAGTCGGGCAGGCGATGGCCTGGCTGATCCTCTTTCTCGCGGGCCTGTTCGAGATCGTCTGGGCAACCGCGATGAAGCAGTCTGACGGCTTCACGCGGCTTGGCCCGAGCATCGTCACCATCGCCGCGATGCTCCTGAGCTTCGGGTTGCTGGCGTGGTCGATGAAAGTCCTGCCGCTCGGCGCCGCCTACACCATTTGGACGGGCATTGGCGCGGTCGGCGCCTTCGTCATCGGCGCGGCCTTCTTCGGCGAGGCGCTGAGTGTCATGCGCGTCACCGCCGCCGTCATGATCGTCGGCGGCCTCGTCCTGATGAAACTCTCGACACCCGCCTGAGGCGAAACAGGCGAGGCTAATAGCCTCGTTGTCGGAACGGCAGGTCGATGTCGTGGCGGTGATTCCAGATCTCGACGATCTTGCCCTCCTCGTTGAAGCGAAAGACGTTGATGATTGGCAGGTCGACGATCTCGCTCGTCATTCCCATCGCCCTCGCCTGCTCGGTCGGTTCGTTCAGCGTCCATAACCAGCGCGTCGCGACGAGATCGCCCTCTGCGATCTGATAGTCGATCCGCCCGCTCATCGTTCCCGATGCATGAAAGATGTCGGCGACCGTCTTCTGCTCGATCGCCTGTTCGGTCATGTTCTTGCGCTCGCCGATATCGTGGACGACATAGTTGTCGGCGACATAATCGGCATAGGCGTCGGTCTGGTTCGAGAACCACAGCTTCTCGTAAAATTCGCGCGCCAGTCGCTTGTTGCGCTCGAGCCGCGTTTCGGCGGCGGTTTCGGCGTGATGATCGGTGGCTGCGGCGGCCATGTCGGCGGGCGCGGCGAGGGAAAGCAGCACGGAAAGCGAAAGCAGCATAGAAACCCCCTGTTCTTTTAACGCAGATTAGTTTCTACGCCAGTGTGGCCCGGAAAGACAGCCCCCCGCTTGCAACGCTCCCGCTTCCGGCGCATTGGGCCAGCATGGCACGCAAACGTAAAGGCAAGCGCGGCGACAACCCCAATCGCCCGCGCTTCTGGGGCAAGCATGCGGTCGCAGCCGCCCTCGACAATCCGAACCGCACGGTCCTGAAAGCCTGGACCACGCAGGAAATGGCGAACTTCATGCAGTTCCCGCCCGAGGTGCAGGTGGTCCGCGCCGAGGTCACCGACCTTGCCCGACTCGTCCCGCACGACGCCCCGCACCAGGGCGTGGTGATCGAATGCGAACCCCTCGAGGACGTCTGGCTCGGCGACGTCATCGCCGAGGCGGGCGATCAGTCCGTCATCCTCGTCCTCGACCAGGTCACCGACCCGCATAATGTCGGCGCGATCCTGCGCTCGGCCGCCGCCTTCGATGTCGACGCCATCGTCACGCAGGATCGCCATGCGCCGCCCGAGGGCGGGGCACTGGCCAAGGCCGCTTCGGGCGCGCTCGAGACCATTCCGTGGGTCCGCGTCGTCAACCTGTCGCGCGCATTGGACGAGCTCGCCGAGGCCGGCTACTGGCGCATCGGGCTGGCGGGCGAGGCCGACAGCACGCTCGCCGAGGCCTTGGGGCCGCAGCGCGTGGCGCTGGTGCTCGGCGCCGAGGGCCCCGGCATGCGCGCCAACGTGCGGGATCATTGCGATGCGCTCGCCAAGCTGCCGATCAGCGAGCAGATGGAGAGCCTGAACGTCTCCAACGCCGCCGCGATCAGCCTCTACGCCGCCGCCACCGCGCGCGGCTGATGGTCCAGACACAGGTCAGCCTCGATCACGAACTCGACGCGCTGGCCGCCATCGAACCTGCTTTCGGCCGAGTGATGGAGCGGCACGGGCGCCCGACCCCGCGCGTGCGCCCCTGCACCCATGTCACCATGCTGCGCACCATCGTCGGCCAGCAGGTCAGCGTCGCCGCCGCCGACAGCATGTGGCGAAAACTCACCGACCGCTTCGGCGAGGACCCCGACCTGCCCGCGATGATGGCGGCTGACGACGACGAGATGCGCGCCGCCGGCCTGTCGCGCCAGAAGGCCGGCTATGCCCGCAGCCTTGCCCGCCTCGTCCATGAGGGCGAGGTCGATTTCCGCGACCTTCCGCAAGATGACGAAGAGGCGATTGCCGAACTGACCAGGATCAAGGGCATCGGCCGCTGGTCGGCGGAAATCTATTTGCTCTTTTCCGAAGGCCGCCCCGACGTGTTTCCGGCGGGCGACCTTGCCGTGCAGGTCGAGCTCGCGCGCATCCTCGAGCGCGAGGAACGCCCGCCCGAAAAGATGGTGCGCGCATGGGCCGAGCCCTGGTCGCCTCACCGCGGTGCCGCCGCCATCCTCGCCTGGCACTCGTACATGGCGCCGCCCCTTTAGGGTCGGGCCGTCCGGGGGACGGACCGAAGGCGCCCCGCCCCTGTAGGGTCGGGCCGTCCGGGGGACGCGCCCCCCCCCCCTTAAGCCCTCTTCAGCGCCACGTCGCGGATGAGCTTGGGGCGCACGTCGGCGCGAATGGGCGCGAGACGCCCCTCGCTGCCGCCCTGACGCCCGACCATATAGGCGAACGCCTTTTCCCCGCGCACTAGCGCCCCGTCGGGCCCCGCCGTGCGCCGCAGCGCAATGAGCAGCACCGGCATCATCAACGGCCGTTCATCGATCATGAAGACCTGCGCGTCCTTCAGGGGCAGCGCCGCTCGCCCGCCGAGGCTGCGCCCCTGCCCGGGGCTGAGGAGCGGGATCGTCGCGGGGCCGTCGAAGGGCTGCGGATGCGCGCCGAATTCCTCGACCATCGCCGCCTGTTCGGGCCCGGCATTGATCATCGCCACATCGAAGCGGATGTTATGCGCCGCCGCGCTGCCGCGATTGACCACGTCGATGCGATAATCGACCCACAATTCATTCTCGTCGAGCGCGCAGCGGACCGGCAGCACCTCGACGACAAGGTCGGGCTTGAGGCTGGTCGAAACGAGGCCCGATGGTACGGCGGGCTCGGGCGGCGGTGCCGACGCCGGGGCAGCCGCTGTCGCGGCAGTGCGACCGAGCGTGGTCGTGATATGCCCGGAAATGCCCGGTTCCGCTGCCGGCTCGGGCTGGGGCG
The nucleotide sequence above comes from Sphingomicrobium arenosum. Encoded proteins:
- a CDS encoding DNA-3-methyladenine glycosylase family protein — translated: MVQTQVSLDHELDALAAIEPAFGRVMERHGRPTPRVRPCTHVTMLRTIVGQQVSVAAADSMWRKLTDRFGEDPDLPAMMAADDDEMRAAGLSRQKAGYARSLARLVHEGEVDFRDLPQDDEEAIAELTRIKGIGRWSAEIYLLFSEGRPDVFPAGDLAVQVELARILEREERPPEKMVRAWAEPWSPHRGAAAILAWHSYMAPPL
- the rlmB gene encoding 23S rRNA (guanosine(2251)-2'-O)-methyltransferase RlmB, yielding MARKRKGKRGDNPNRPRFWGKHAVAAALDNPNRTVLKAWTTQEMANFMQFPPEVQVVRAEVTDLARLVPHDAPHQGVVIECEPLEDVWLGDVIAEAGDQSVILVLDQVTDPHNVGAILRSAAAFDVDAIVTQDRHAPPEGGALAKAASGALETIPWVRVVNLSRALDELAEAGYWRIGLAGEADSTLAEALGPQRVALVLGAEGPGMRANVRDHCDALAKLPISEQMESLNVSNAAAISLYAAATARG
- the pstA gene encoding phosphate ABC transporter permease PstA, which codes for MNSPVEATQPSKRWTSEAMQKRVAARYAAERRFRLFGLTAVGISVAFLLFLLVTMAVNGLSGFTRTEAPLTVDLSFTEAPRETSGTRAQRVGQLLADGSIATLVNDATTRQYGEDARRLFADGAVIEVAEMLVDDPDMAGTTPTLSLPVSSEVDLAAKGEGSEEGDRLAAIARERGDLSRGFNWTFLTASDSTDPSAVGVWGALKGSMLTIFVTMALAFPIGVLSAVYLEEFAPRNRWTDMVEVSINNLAAVPSIIFGLLGLAVFLNVMHLPRSAPLVGGLTLALMTMPVIVIAGRNAIKSVPPSIRDAALGVGASRMQVVFHHVLPLALPGILTGTIIGMARALGETAPLLLIGMRAFIASPPSGITDKATVLPMQIFLWSDEVDRGFVEKTSAAIIVLLLFMLAMNALAIYLRNRFERRW
- the phoB gene encoding phosphate regulon transcriptional regulator PhoB, translating into MSEKKLLLVEDDRALADLVTYHFERAGYAVTRTGDGEEALILAEEVVPDLILLDWMIEGISGIEVCRRLRRRQQTANLPIIMLTARGEEDDRIRGLETGADDYITKPFSPKELVARAGAVLRRVRPALAAEALEYAGLEMDLAAHRVKRDDKPIQVGPTEYRLLKHFMENPGRVFSRQQLLETVWPHSEDIELRTVDVHIRRLRIALNEHGGPDLIRTVRAAGYALDADGAR
- a CDS encoding DMT family transporter, which gives rise to MAWLILFLAGLFEIVWATAMKQSDGFTRLGPSIVTIAAMLLSFGLLAWSMKVLPLGAAYTIWTGIGAVGAFVIGAAFFGEALSVMRVTAAVMIVGGLVLMKLSTPA
- the pstB gene encoding phosphate ABC transporter ATP-binding protein PstB, which gives rise to MNDTTTQTAASADTTKTPALPKMRAEDVNVFYGEKQAIKDVSIEIFDDKVTAFIGPSGCGKSTFLRTLNRMNDTIPSARVEGLIELDGEDIHAPAMDVVQLRARVGMVFQKPNPFPKSIYENIAYGPRIHGLTTNKSEMDEIVESSLRRAGLWDEVKDRLEESGTALSGGQQQRLCIARAIAVDPEVILMDEPCSALDPIATAKIEELIHELRGRYAIAIVTHNMQQAARVSQRTAFFHLGNLVEYGETGQIFTNPVQQRTQDYITGRYG
- a CDS encoding ester cyclase, translated to MLLSLSVLLSLAAPADMAAAATDHHAETAAETRLERNKRLAREFYEKLWFSNQTDAYADYVADNYVVHDIGERKNMTEQAIEQKTVADIFHASGTMSGRIDYQIAEGDLVATRWLWTLNEPTEQARAMGMTSEIVDLPIINVFRFNEEGKIVEIWNHRHDIDLPFRQRGY
- the phoU gene encoding phosphate signaling complex protein PhoU produces the protein MVDPDTGESLIAAHTIKAFDEDLDQLRALISEMGGLAEHQIRESMRCLTQRDVAGARAVIAADARIDELDRQTEQRAIQTIALRAPMAGDLRDVVAALKIATVVERIGDYAKNIARRVEQLETAPAMEPLSLMPEMARIATEMVHDVLNAFVERDAETALRVARRDQAVDDFYNSIFRTLLTHMMEDSHNIGHATQLLFVAKHLERIGDHATNIAEMVYYAATGGMMSDKLDRDDTV